The Desmodus rotundus isolate HL8 unplaced genomic scaffold, HLdesRot8A.1 manual_scaffold_537, whole genome shotgun sequence genome has a window encoding:
- the FBXO46 gene encoding F-box only protein 46 — MDRGSLLPFQLWCPRPFGTYSQNQPRPPSAALKPSACPEPGGRAEPDHGPAHSENTPPTLATDAPASQPTPLLSATAAGDEGRVLLDTWYVIKPGNTKEKVAFFVAHQCGGSSRASSMKVKGHWGSDSSKAKRRRRCLEPTKAPPDPGGREGPAAAQGTPASAGEDVDLLSVAEMVALVEQRAALALQNYPHSGTPAPMVFVSAEQGGPTKGLGSERRSGGGDCSRVAEAVAHFEAQRDNPPAKGLRKEERPGPGPGEVRIAFRISNGREPRAPDGSLPNGSAGRQGCAYPGSPGPGARAKDKITCDLYQLISPSRDALPSNVEFLLARADEASEGETPAPARPEDTPPAPPPPPARDCGASGFHVDVVVTGVVDECIFFGKDGTKNVKEETVCLTVSPEEPPPPGQLFFLQTRGPDGPPEPPPADSPATAPGPDDTEATADTSLCRLYRHVSHDFLEIRFKIQRLLEPRQYMLLLPEHVLVKIFSFLPTRALAALKCTCHHFKGIIEAFGVRAIDSRWSRDPLYRDDPCKQCRKRYEKGDVSLCRWHPKPYHHDLPYGRSYWMCCRRADRETPGCRLGLHDNNWVLPCNGPGGGGGRAGREEGR; from the coding sequence ATGGACCGTGGCAGCCTCCTGCCCTTCCAGCTCTGGTGCCCCCGGCCCTTTGGCACCTATTCACAGAACCAGCCACGCCCGCCTTCCGCAGCCCTCAAGCCGTCAGCCTGCCCCGAGCCAGGCGGCAGGGCCGAGCCAGACCACGGGCCTGCCCACTCAGAGAACACACCACCCACCTTGGCCACGGACGCCCCGGCCTCCCAGCCCACCCCGCTCCTCTCAGCCACAGCTGCTGGCGATGAGGGTCGAGTCCTGCTGGACACGTGGTATGTTATCAAGCCTGGGAATACAAAGGAGAAGGTGGCCTTCTTCGTGGCCCACCAGTGTGGTGGCAGTAGCCGGGCCAGCTCCATGAAGGTCAAGGGGCACTGGGGCAGCGACAGCTCCAAGGCCAAGCGGAGAAGGCGCTGTCTTGAGCCCACGAAAGCTCCACCGGACCCAGGGGGCCGGGAGGGGCCCGCTGCTGCTCAGGGGACCCCAGCCTcagctggggaggatgtggaccTCCTCTCTGTGGCCGAGATGGTGGCCCTGGTGGAACAGCGGGCTGCTCTCGCCCTGCAGAACTACCCACACTCCGGCACCCCAGCGCCTATGGTCTTTGTGTCGGCAGAGCAGGGTGGGCCTACCAAGGGCCTGGGGTCTGAACGGCGGTCTGGTGGTGGGGACTGCAGCCGTGTGGCTGAGGCAGTGGCCCACTTTGAGGCCCAACGGGACAACCCTCCAGCCAAGGGCCTTCGCAAGGAGGAGCGGCCTGGGCCAGGCCCCGGGGAGGTACGAATTGCCTTCCGTATCTCCAATGGCCGAGAGCCCCGGGCACCGGATGGCAGCTTGCCCAACGGGAGTGCGGGCCGGCAGGGCTGTGCCTACCCGGGCAGCCCGGGCCCCGGGGCCCGAGCCAAGGACAAGATTACCTGCGACCTGTACCAGCTGATCAGTCCCTCTCGGGACGCCCTCCCCAGCAATGTGGAGTTCCTTCTGGCCAGGGCAGATGAAGCCAGTGAGGGGGagaccccagcccctgccaggccTGAGGACACTCCCCcggctccccctccaccccccgcccgGGACTGCGGAGCATCCGGCTTCCATGTGGATGTGGTGGTGACGGGCGTGGTGGACGAGTGCATCTTCTTCGGCAAGGATGGTACCAAGAATGTGAAAGAGGAGACGGTGTGCCTGACAGTGAGCCCCGAGGAGCCACCCCCGCCTGGccagctcttcttcctccagaCCCGTGGGCCGGACGGGCCTCCTGAACCACCCCCGGCCGACTCGCCGGCCACTGCACCGGGCCCGGACGATACTGAGGCCACTGCGGACACCTCCCTGTGCCGCTTGTACCGGCACGTGTCACACGATTTCCTCGAGATCCGCTTCAAGATCCAGAGGCTGCTGGAGCCACGCCAGTACATGTTGCTGCTGCCCGAGCATGTGCTGGTCAAGATCTTCAGCTTCCTGCCCACCCGGGCCCTGGCGGCCCTCAAGTGCACCTGCCACCACTTCAAGGGCATCATCGAGGCGTTCGGCGTGCGGGCCATAGACTCGCGCTGGAGCCGAGACCCCCTCTACCGCGATGACCCTTGCAAGCAGTGCCGCAAGAGATACGAGAAGGGTGATGTGTCGCTCTGCCGCTGGCACCCTAAGCCCTACCACCACGACCTGCCTTATGGACGTTCCTACTGGATGTGCTGCCGCAGGGCGGATCGCGAGACGCCCGGCTGCCGCCTGGGTCTGCACGATAACAACTGGGTGCTGCCCTGCAATGggcctggtgggggcgggggccgggctgGCCGGGAGGAGGGGAGGTGA